The Phycisphaerae bacterium genomic sequence TCCAACATGGCGAACTTGACATCTTGGACGTGGCCGCTGGGTCGTCCGCGGATCTGTCTATCCCGTGCGATTCGCCGACGGATGTGGACGGGTCCGAGTACTCCCTGCACCTGAGCTTTGCACTGGCAAATTCCACTCTCTGGGCCGAGAAAGGATACGAGCTGGCATGGGCGCAGTTTCTGTTTCCGACGAAGACGCCCAGTTTGGCTGCGTTTGCAGAACCACGAGGGTCAGAGCTGACGTTGGATCAGTCGGGAAACAAGGTTCTCATTGAGGGTGGCGATTTCCGCATCGAGTTCGACCGGCACTCAGGAACCATCGTCGATTGGCGATATCGCGGTTCGTCCCTCGTTGCCCAAGGTCCGCGGTTCAACCTCTGGCGGGCCCCGACCGACAACGACGTTCACGTCGCCAAACAGTGGTATCAGGAGCGATTCGACAAGCAGATGCAGCGGACAGCCGACGTGCGGGTATCACGGAACTCACCCGTTGAGGCGGCCATCGAAGTGGACGCCGTGATCGCTCCCCGAGCCATCCGACCGCAACTGGCGTGCACCTATCGGTACGTCATCCACGGCAGCGGCAGCGTCGTCCTTACAATCTCCGTTCGGCCGCTGCGGGACAACCTTCCGGTCCTGCCGCGGGTCGGCTTGCTCATGAGCCTGCCGAGCGGATTCGAAGACTTCTCGTGGTATGGCCTTGGGCCCCATGAATGCTACGTCGACCGCCAGGAGAGCGGACGGTTGGGCGTCTGGAAGAGCACCGTCACCGAACAGTACGTGCCATACGTCAAACCCCAGGAACACGGCAACCGGATGAACGTGCGTTGGGCGACGCTGACCAACCCGCAAGGCCTGGGACTGGCGCTCTTCGGCTTCTCCACGATCAACATCAGCGCATTGCACTTTACGCCGCCGGACCTGACCGACGCGAAGCACACGGTCGATCTGGCGCCCAGACCGGAGACGTTCCTCTGCCTCGATCACGCCCACCACGGCCTGGGAAGCAATAGCTGCGGCCCCGTGCCGTTGGACCAGTATCATCTTCGAGCCAAGCCGATGCAGCTCACTATCGGTCTCCGTCCCTTGGCTGGGTCACAAGATATGCCTGAACTTCTCCGACGGATGCGGATGGAAGCGTCATGAACGGCGATAGTCGGCGGTTCTGCCGAGCAGGCGGAGGAGGCCGTCGAGGATGGTCAGCGGGTGCGGCGGGCATCCGGGGACAAAGAGGTCGACCGGCACCGCGGCCGAGGCGCCGTTGTGCTGTTCCGGATGGTCGCGGAACGGACCGCCCGCGATGGCGCAGGCGCCGACGGCGATGACGATTTTGGGAGCGGGAACGGCTTCGTAGGTTTTGCGGAGGGCCAGCCGCATGTTCTCGGTGACCGGGCCGGTGATCAGCAGGCCGTCGGCGTGGCGCGGCGAGGCGACGAACTGGATGCCGAACCGGCCGATATCCCAGGCCAGCGTCGTCAGCACGTTGGAATCGGCTTCGCACGCATTGCACCCCCCTGCCGAGACCTGGCGCAGTTTGAGCGAACGGCTGAACAGCTTTGAGGCCAGCTTGTGCGCGGCGGAGGGGAAGTCGGGCGAGCCGTGCGTCACCATCAGGTCGTCTCGGGCGGCGGCGGCGAGGCGGTACTCGCGGCTGAATTGGATCGCCTCGTGCGGACAGGCGTTCTGGCAGGCGCGGCAGAACAGGCAGGCGCCGGTGTCGAGGCGGGGCGAACCGGTCAAATCGTCTCGCGTGATCGCTCCGATCGGACAGACCGCGACGCATTGCGAGCAGCCGTCCCGACAACGCTGGGCGTCGATGACCGGCCGACCGGCGAAACGCGGCGGAAGC encodes the following:
- a CDS encoding 4Fe-4S dicluster domain-containing protein, whose translation is MLRVLKTRLQQKHQTMAYPDGGPPPLPPRFAGRPVIDAQRCRDGCSQCVAVCPIGAITRDDLTGSPRLDTGACLFCRACQNACPHEAIQFSREYRLAAAARDDLMVTHGSPDFPSAAHKLASKLFSRSLKLRQVSAGGCNACEADSNVLTTLAWDIGRFGIQFVASPRHADGLLITGPVTENMRLALRKTYEAVPAPKIVIAVGACAIAGGPFRDHPEQHNGASAAVPVDLFVPGCPPHPLTILDGLLRLLGRTADYRRS